A genomic window from Flavobacterium azooxidireducens includes:
- the trxB gene encoding thioredoxin-disulfide reductase produces MSDTIEKVKCLIIGSGPAGYTAAIYAARANMFPVLYQGTQPGGQLTTTNEVENFPGYPDGVTGPEMMVQLQEQAKRFGTDIRDGWATKVDFSGPIHKVWVNDTKEIHCETVIISTGASAKYLGLPSEQHYLQMGGGVSACAVCDGFFYRNQEVVIVGAGDSACEEAHYLSKLCKKVTMLVRSEKFRASKIMEARVRKTENIEILLNTETVEVKGDGQVVTSVLVKERTTGVETEIPATGFFVAIGHKPNTDIFADYLKLDETGYIINVPGRALTNVEGVFVAGDAADHVYRQAITAAGTGCMAALDAERYLASKD; encoded by the coding sequence ATGTCTGATACAATAGAAAAAGTTAAGTGCTTAATTATAGGTTCCGGTCCTGCAGGTTATACGGCTGCAATTTATGCTGCCAGAGCCAATATGTTTCCGGTTTTGTACCAAGGAACGCAACCCGGTGGTCAATTAACAACTACCAACGAAGTTGAAAATTTTCCGGGTTATCCTGATGGCGTGACCGGACCGGAAATGATGGTTCAATTACAGGAGCAAGCCAAACGTTTCGGAACGGATATTCGTGATGGTTGGGCAACCAAAGTTGATTTTTCGGGACCGATTCATAAGGTTTGGGTAAATGATACGAAAGAAATTCATTGTGAAACTGTAATTATTTCTACCGGAGCTTCGGCAAAATATTTAGGATTACCATCGGAACAACATTATTTGCAAATGGGTGGTGGCGTTTCTGCTTGTGCCGTTTGCGACGGATTTTTTTACAGAAATCAAGAAGTTGTAATCGTTGGAGCAGGTGATTCGGCTTGTGAAGAAGCTCATTACTTATCAAAATTATGTAAAAAAGTAACTATGTTGGTGCGAAGCGAGAAATTCCGTGCGTCAAAAATTATGGAAGCAAGAGTTCGCAAAACTGAAAATATCGAGATTTTATTAAATACCGAAACCGTTGAAGTAAAAGGTGACGGACAAGTTGTAACTTCCGTTTTAGTAAAAGAAAGAACTACCGGAGTGGAAACTGAAATTCCTGCTACAGGATTTTTCGTTGCCATTGGTCATAAACCAAACACCGACATTTTTGCAGATTATTTAAAACTAGACGAAACCGGATATATCATCAACGTTCCCGGAAGAGCATTAACCAATGTAGAAGGTGTTTTTGTTGCCGGAGATGCTGCCGATCATGTTTACAGACAAGCCATTACTGCAGCCGGAACCGGTTGTATGGCAGCTTTGGATGCTGAACGTTATTTGGCAAGTAAAGATTAA
- a CDS encoding lysoplasmalogenase family protein — translation MNKQKPALYLYLISSLLVVIAVLFDLQELELFAKPIVIPAIYFYYLQHRFKRINWWFSVSLLACFVGDILVLLDPDFDVLWIILCFFISYCILIKFGIDDLVPQKLSLSNIVLGVLIVIFLLFVLFSIIDLIEPESTERYIIFLFYGFTLLILTVLSLINFFSEASKAALYFSIMALCIVISDVFYSFYHFIEPIDMFNYINIFFQLATYYCMVSYFLVRIEKPSKFNR, via the coding sequence ATGAATAAGCAAAAACCGGCGTTGTACCTGTATCTCATATCCAGTTTATTGGTGGTGATTGCCGTACTTTTCGATTTACAGGAATTAGAATTATTTGCGAAACCAATCGTAATTCCGGCGATTTATTTTTATTATTTACAACATCGATTTAAGCGAATAAATTGGTGGTTTTCCGTTTCGTTGTTAGCTTGTTTTGTGGGTGATATTTTGGTTTTACTCGATCCTGATTTTGATGTTTTATGGATAATTCTCTGCTTTTTTATTAGTTATTGCATTCTGATTAAATTCGGAATTGATGATTTAGTTCCGCAAAAACTTTCGCTTTCTAATATTGTTTTAGGAGTTTTGATTGTCATTTTCTTATTATTTGTCTTATTTTCTATCATCGATTTAATTGAACCGGAATCCACAGAACGTTACATTATCTTTTTGTTTTACGGATTTACATTGCTGATTCTCACGGTGCTTTCATTGATTAATTTCTTTTCAGAAGCTTCAAAAGCGGCATTGTATTTTTCGATTATGGCTTTGTGTATCGTGATTTCTGACGTATTTTATTCGTTTTATCATTTCATTGAACCGATTGATATGTTTAATTACATTAATATTTTCTTCCAATTGGCAACCTATTATTGTATGGTTTCTTATTTTTTGGTTCGGATAGAAAAACCATCAAAATTTAACCGCTAA
- a CDS encoding TIGR01777 family oxidoreductase gives MKILITGATGLVGKELIALLLEKGNEIHYLTTSQSKIESKPHYQGFYWNPDQSIIDENCLMGVDAIIHLAGATVSKRWTTNYKQEIIESRTLSSNLLYTCLKNHPNQVKQIVSASAIGIYPDSLNHIYTEENKSIDDGFLGHVVMKWEESVDVFSRLNIKVCKLRTGLVLSKKGGALTEMLKPIKIGLGSPFGSGKQVQSWIHVEDLAAMYFFAVQNQWEGVFNGVAPNPVTNAELTKAIAKTINKPLFMPNIPKFAMKLVLGEMHELLFSSQNVSSAKAEKNGFQFRYRDLAKTLDNLLS, from the coding sequence ATGAAAATATTAATCACAGGTGCTACTGGACTGGTTGGCAAAGAATTGATTGCCCTGTTATTAGAAAAAGGAAATGAGATTCATTACCTCACCACTTCTCAATCAAAAATCGAAAGTAAACCGCATTATCAGGGTTTCTATTGGAATCCGGATCAAAGTATTATTGATGAAAATTGTTTAATGGGCGTGGATGCCATCATTCATTTGGCCGGAGCAACTGTCTCCAAACGATGGACAACTAATTATAAACAGGAAATTATTGAAAGCCGAACGCTTTCGTCTAATTTATTATACACTTGTTTAAAAAATCATCCCAATCAAGTGAAACAAATTGTTTCTGCTTCTGCGATTGGAATTTATCCTGACAGTTTAAATCACATTTACACCGAAGAAAACAAATCCATTGATGATGGCTTTTTAGGTCATGTGGTGATGAAGTGGGAGGAAAGCGTGGATGTTTTCAGTCGACTAAACATCAAAGTTTGTAAACTCAGAACCGGTTTGGTCTTATCAAAAAAAGGAGGAGCTTTAACCGAAATGCTAAAACCAATCAAAATAGGATTAGGTTCTCCTTTTGGATCAGGAAAACAAGTGCAATCGTGGATTCATGTGGAAGATTTAGCTGCAATGTATTTCTTCGCCGTTCAAAACCAGTGGGAAGGTGTTTTTAATGGCGTAGCACCCAATCCGGTAACCAATGCAGAATTAACAAAAGCCATTGCTAAAACAATCAACAAACCATTATTTATGCCAAACATTCCGAAGTTTGCCATGAAATTGGTGTTGGGCGAAATGCACGAACTTTTATTTTCAAGTCAAAATGTGAGTTCGGCAAAAGCAGAGAAAAATGGATTTCAATTTCGATACCGCGATTTAGCCAAAACATTAGATAATTTGTTGTCATAA
- a CDS encoding PspC domain-containing protein has translation MNKTVNINLGGLFFHIDEDAFQKLNRYFDAIKRSLSNSSGQDEIMKDIEMRISEIFTENKEADKQVINLKDVDAMIAVMGQPEDYRIEEEGEATQSNFNTTSKSSKKLYRDIDKNILGGVSAGLGHYFGIDALWIRLALVLIVIAGVGFPIFLYILLWILIPKAQTTTEKLQMTGEPVNLSNIEKKVREEFASFSEKVENADYEKMGNAAKSGAEKVGSAIGEVFMTIFSIFAKFIGAIILMFSIFVLGGVLIGGFTFGSTTFVDMPWQSYYDAVIVSEFPIWLVVILSVLAIGIPFFFLLILGLKLLITNMKSIGNVAKYTLLALWLIAVGILISFGIKQATEIAYNGKIVQKETLNLMPNDTLDIQFKFNDYYAKDFHYNDFEVTQDENGNDIIYSNQISIELIYTDEAQPYLQIEKRAEGKSMTEAKKRAEKINYAFKFEGNKLILDNYFITDLKNKYRSQEVELYLYLPQGTILRPDSTVQRFDSSNNGFFNLHYSSEDYIYKVTKEQIKCLNCPIEENEYNDVETDATDDSVSSTVTISTDGIHIKETNKSEEKRKFKGLEINKEGVIIKTNKP, from the coding sequence ATGAACAAAACAGTAAATATAAATTTAGGAGGTTTATTCTTTCACATAGACGAAGATGCCTTTCAAAAATTAAATCGTTATTTCGATGCTATAAAACGTTCGCTTTCAAACTCATCCGGTCAAGATGAAATTATGAAAGACATCGAAATGAGAATTTCGGAAATTTTTACCGAAAACAAAGAAGCAGACAAACAAGTAATCAACCTCAAAGATGTTGATGCTATGATCGCCGTAATGGGTCAACCGGAAGATTACAGAATTGAAGAAGAAGGAGAAGCTACGCAATCTAACTTTAATACCACTTCTAAATCTTCTAAAAAATTATACCGCGATATAGATAAAAACATTTTAGGTGGAGTTTCTGCTGGATTAGGTCATTATTTTGGTATTGATGCTTTGTGGATTCGTTTAGCCTTAGTATTAATCGTAATTGCCGGGGTTGGATTTCCAATCTTTCTCTACATTTTGTTATGGATTTTGATCCCTAAAGCACAAACGACGACCGAGAAACTTCAAATGACCGGAGAACCGGTTAATTTGAGCAACATCGAAAAAAAAGTTCGTGAAGAATTTGCCTCTTTTTCAGAAAAAGTAGAAAATGCAGATTACGAAAAAATGGGAAACGCAGCAAAATCGGGAGCTGAAAAAGTAGGTTCTGCCATTGGAGAAGTGTTTATGACCATTTTCAGCATTTTTGCTAAATTCATCGGAGCTATTATTCTAATGTTTTCCATATTTGTTTTAGGTGGAGTGTTAATTGGTGGATTTACATTCGGTTCAACCACATTTGTAGATATGCCATGGCAAAGTTATTATGATGCCGTAATTGTGAGCGAATTTCCAATTTGGTTGGTAGTAATTTTAAGTGTTTTAGCAATCGGAATTCCGTTTTTCTTCCTACTTATTTTAGGATTAAAACTGCTAATTACAAACATGAAATCAATTGGAAATGTTGCAAAATATACGTTGTTAGCGTTATGGTTAATTGCAGTTGGAATTTTAATTTCATTCGGAATAAAACAAGCCACTGAAATTGCCTACAACGGAAAAATCGTGCAAAAAGAAACACTGAACCTAATGCCAAATGATACGTTGGATATTCAATTTAAATTCAACGATTATTATGCTAAAGATTTTCATTACAATGATTTTGAAGTAACGCAAGATGAAAACGGTAACGACATCATCTATTCAAATCAAATCAGTATTGAATTGATTTATACTGACGAAGCTCAACCCTATTTGCAAATTGAAAAAAGAGCAGAAGGAAAATCAATGACTGAAGCCAAAAAAAGAGCAGAAAAAATAAATTATGCTTTTAAATTTGAAGGAAATAAATTAATTTTAGACAATTATTTCATTACCGATTTAAAAAACAAATACAGAAGTCAGGAAGTTGAATTGTATTTATACTTGCCACAAGGAACAATTCTAAGACCCGATAGCACTGTACAACGTTTTGATTCATCAAACAATGGCTTTTTCAATTTGCATTACAGCTCAGAGGACTACATCTATAAAGTGACCAAAGAGCAAATCAAGTGCCTGAACTGTCCGATTGAAGAAAACGAATACAACGATGTTGAAACAGATGCAACAGACGATTCAGTTTCTTCAACTGTAACAATCAGCACCGATGGCATACATATCAAAGAGACCAATAAATCAGAAGAAAAAAGAAAATTCAAAGGTTTAGAAATCAATAAAGAAGGTGTAATCATAAAAACAAACAAACCATGA
- the guaB gene encoding IMP dehydrogenase: MKAHTTKIIGEGLTYDDVLLIPNYSEVLPREVSIQSKFSRNITLNVPIASAAMDTVTESSMAIAMAQEGGIGVLHKNMSIEQQAAKVRKVKRAEAGMILDPVTLPLTATVGDAKAAMREFSIGGIPVVDENGILKGIVTNRDLRFEKINSRSILEVMTAENLITAEEGTTLQQAEGILQQNKIEKLPVIDKNYKLVGLITFRDITKLTQKPIANKDKFGRLRVAAALGVTADALERATALVNAGVDAVIIDTAHGHTQGVVTVLKQVKAKFPDLDVVVGNIATPEAALYLVENGADAVKVGIGPGSICTTRVVAGVGFPQFSAVLEVAAAIKGSGVPVIADGGIRYTGDIPKAIAAGADCVMLGSLLAGTKESPGETIIFEGRKFKSYRGMGSVEAMQEGSKDRYFQDVEDDVKKLVPEGIVGRVPYKGELNESMQQFIGGLRAGMGYCGAKDIPTLQETGRFVRITASGIGESHPHNVTITKEAPNYSR; this comes from the coding sequence ATGAAAGCACACACAACAAAAATCATCGGCGAAGGTTTAACTTACGATGATGTTCTGCTGATTCCCAACTACTCTGAAGTTTTACCCCGCGAAGTAAGTATTCAATCTAAATTTTCCAGAAATATTACGCTGAATGTTCCAATTGCCTCTGCTGCAATGGATACGGTGACCGAAAGTTCGATGGCGATTGCGATGGCTCAAGAAGGCGGCATTGGCGTTTTGCATAAAAATATGTCCATCGAGCAACAAGCTGCGAAAGTTCGAAAAGTGAAACGAGCAGAAGCAGGAATGATTTTGGATCCTGTCACTTTACCTTTAACAGCAACCGTTGGCGATGCAAAAGCAGCAATGCGTGAATTTAGCATTGGCGGAATTCCGGTTGTGGATGAAAACGGAATTTTAAAAGGAATTGTGACAAATCGTGATTTGCGTTTTGAAAAGATAAACTCCCGTTCGATTTTAGAAGTAATGACGGCTGAAAATTTAATCACAGCTGAGGAAGGAACGACTTTGCAACAAGCAGAAGGAATTTTGCAACAAAATAAAATTGAAAAACTTCCGGTGATTGATAAAAACTACAAATTGGTTGGGTTAATTACCTTTCGGGATATTACAAAACTGACTCAAAAACCAATTGCCAATAAAGATAAATTCGGTCGTTTGCGTGTGGCTGCTGCTCTTGGCGTAACGGCTGATGCGTTAGAACGTGCTACAGCTTTGGTGAATGCCGGTGTGGATGCGGTTATAATCGATACAGCTCACGGACATACGCAAGGTGTGGTAACGGTTTTGAAACAAGTGAAAGCTAAGTTTCCAGATTTGGATGTGGTGGTTGGAAATATCGCTACACCCGAAGCGGCTTTATATTTAGTTGAAAACGGAGCTGATGCCGTGAAAGTTGGAATCGGACCAGGTTCAATTTGTACCACACGAGTGGTTGCCGGAGTTGGATTTCCACAGTTTTCTGCGGTGTTGGAAGTCGCAGCTGCCATTAAGGGTAGCGGAGTTCCGGTGATTGCGGATGGCGGAATTCGTTACACAGGAGATATTCCGAAAGCGATTGCTGCCGGAGCCGATTGTGTGATGTTAGGTTCGCTATTGGCCGGAACAAAAGAATCGCCTGGTGAAACTATTATTTTTGAAGGAAGAAAATTCAAATCGTATCGCGGAATGGGTTCGGTGGAAGCAATGCAAGAAGGTTCAAAAGACCGTTATTTTCAAGATGTGGAAGATGATGTGAAGAAACTTGTTCCGGAAGGAATTGTAGGACGAGTTCCATACAAAGGAGAATTAAACGAAAGTATGCAACAATTCATTGGCGGTCTTCGTGCCGGAATGGGTTATTGTGGAGCAAAAGATATTCCGACTTTACAAGAAACAGGCAGATTCGTTCGAATTACAGCGAGTGGAATAGGGGAAAGCCATCCGCATAATGTGACGATTACTAAGGAGGCTCCGAATTATTCGAGGTAA
- a CDS encoding DUF4442 domain-containing protein: MQFTAGNINTFLFFKLPSAFWCGVRAKSLDNDQCTVTVKHRWFNQNPFNSMYFAVQAMAAELSTGALVMYQIKKSGKKISMLVANNKGNFTKKATGRITFVCKDGHLIEQAIQRTIATGEGQTFWMKSFGRDERGDQVSEMEFEWSVRLKQ; this comes from the coding sequence ATGCAGTTTACAGCCGGAAATATCAATACATTTTTATTTTTTAAATTACCTTCCGCTTTTTGGTGTGGCGTTCGAGCAAAATCGTTGGATAACGACCAATGTACTGTGACAGTCAAACACCGATGGTTTAATCAAAATCCGTTTAATTCGATGTATTTTGCTGTTCAGGCAATGGCTGCAGAGCTTTCAACGGGAGCTTTAGTAATGTATCAAATTAAGAAAAGTGGTAAAAAAATTTCCATGCTTGTAGCCAATAACAAAGGTAACTTTACCAAAAAAGCTACCGGAAGAATCACTTTTGTTTGCAAAGACGGACATTTAATTGAGCAAGCTATTCAAAGAACTATTGCAACCGGAGAAGGACAAACTTTCTGGATGAAATCTTTCGGAAGAGATGAAAGAGGTGATCAAGTTTCTGAAATGGAATTCGAATGGAGTGTGCGTTTAAAACAATAG
- a CDS encoding PadR family transcriptional regulator, with the protein MNIENTKAQMRKGVLEFCILSVLKEKEAYTSEILDTLKNAKLLVVEGTVYPLLTRLKNDGLLNYRWEESTSGPPRKYYALTEIGKQFLTELNSTWGELSNAVNTITNQK; encoded by the coding sequence ATGAATATTGAAAACACAAAAGCCCAGATGCGAAAAGGTGTTTTAGAGTTCTGTATACTTTCAGTCTTAAAGGAAAAAGAAGCCTATACCTCTGAAATTTTAGACACCTTGAAAAACGCTAAATTGTTGGTTGTGGAGGGTACAGTTTATCCGCTCCTAACCAGATTAAAAAATGACGGATTACTCAACTATCGTTGGGAGGAATCAACTTCGGGACCGCCTAGAAAATACTACGCCCTCACCGAAATAGGAAAACAATTTTTAACCGAACTAAACAGCACTTGGGGAGAATTATCAAACGCTGTGAACACCATAACCAATCAAAAATAA
- a CDS encoding DUF4870 domain-containing protein: MTSQNEKTTAALLHLSAFAKYLIPFAGIVVPLIIWQTKKHQSEYVDENGKAVVNFHLSILAYSIVIAIVLGIFFIGSIANYIEIENAGGDVIPIDLITAGIISLSVLGIWTIAEFILVILGTVRANEGSVYKYPFTINFIK, encoded by the coding sequence ATGACATCACAAAACGAAAAAACAACAGCAGCATTATTGCATTTAAGTGCATTTGCAAAGTATCTTATTCCTTTTGCAGGAATAGTAGTTCCCTTGATTATTTGGCAAACAAAGAAACATCAATCAGAGTATGTTGATGAAAACGGAAAAGCAGTTGTCAATTTTCATTTAAGTATTTTGGCATACAGTATAGTTATTGCCATTGTATTAGGTATCTTTTTTATTGGCTCAATAGCAAACTACATCGAAATTGAAAATGCAGGTGGCGATGTTATTCCGATTGATTTAATCACAGCCGGAATTATCTCATTATCCGTTTTAGGAATTTGGACCATTGCAGAATTCATTTTGGTTATTTTAGGAACCGTGAGAGCTAACGAAGGATCTGTTTACAAATATCCGTTTACCATTAATTTTATCAAATAA
- a CDS encoding GIN domain-containing protein: protein MKKFLILFAAILFSTVTWSQKKEKLKASKIVTISQKEIGNFDSLEVEDDIDVFIVKGDQPSIEIEADDNTHESFDIKLNGTTLRIGLVHNISGAKKTSIRITYTDSFKMLVAKGDANVTALADVKLSQVTFKCYDDSRLFLNADCANFTLIANDKSKIEINLKSDDAIFELSKNTNVKALVRSSNFKCDMYQKAAANIEGDINDLKLRMDNSSDFIGKNLVAQTASVITEGSSKNSVQVASKLVLESSGKSATTLYGNATIEIKRFADESSLNKKLLK, encoded by the coding sequence ATGAAAAAATTTCTAATCCTATTCGCAGCTATTCTTTTTTCCACCGTAACATGGAGTCAAAAAAAAGAAAAACTCAAAGCCTCTAAAATTGTAACCATCTCACAAAAAGAAATTGGCAACTTCGACAGCCTCGAAGTAGAAGACGACATTGATGTTTTTATCGTAAAAGGCGATCAACCTTCCATCGAAATTGAAGCAGACGACAACACGCACGAATCCTTTGACATCAAACTAAATGGAACAACCCTTCGCATCGGATTAGTGCACAATATTTCCGGAGCAAAAAAAACCAGTATCCGAATAACCTACACCGATAGTTTTAAAATGCTGGTTGCCAAAGGCGATGCCAATGTAACAGCCCTAGCCGATGTAAAACTTAGCCAAGTTACATTCAAATGCTATGACGATTCACGTTTATTTTTAAATGCAGATTGTGCCAATTTTACTTTGATTGCCAACGATAAATCAAAAATTGAAATCAACCTAAAATCCGATGATGCTATTTTTGAATTAAGCAAAAATACAAACGTAAAAGCCTTAGTTCGTTCTTCTAATTTTAAATGCGATATGTATCAAAAAGCAGCTGCCAACATCGAAGGCGACATCAACGATTTAAAACTAAGAATGGATAACAGCTCCGATTTTATTGGAAAAAATTTAGTAGCTCAAACCGCTTCAGTCATCACAGAAGGAAGTTCAAAAAACAGTGTTCAAGTAGCCAGTAAACTTGTTTTAGAATCTTCAGGTAAATCCGCAACAACTCTTTATGGAAATGCAACTATCGAAATCAAACGATTTGCAGACGAATCTTCACTCAACAAAAAACTATTAAAATAA
- a CDS encoding head GIN domain-containing protein, translated as MIKFIVYLTKTVVALITALLFASCQFSLDLGDAVKGSGNVTTVNRPVTGEFTNIEVSHGIDVEVTQSDSKSIQVKADDNIIEFITTNIIDGTLKIAMEKSVKNTKSKTVFVSLPNIESLRTSSGASIKSKNTLVVSSLETKASSGSEIKLTVEAERLTCDSSSGSEIEVKGKALKLEAESSSGSDIEADELLTNDVTAKSSSGSSIDVHPILSLDAKASSGSDIKYHNTPKTVTKVTSSGGSVRSN; from the coding sequence ATGATCAAGTTTATCGTTTACCTTACCAAAACAGTTGTTGCATTAATCACAGCTCTTTTGTTTGCATCCTGTCAATTTAGTTTAGATTTAGGCGATGCTGTCAAAGGAAGCGGAAACGTTACAACGGTAAACCGACCCGTAACCGGTGAATTCACCAACATCGAAGTATCACACGGAATCGATGTAGAAGTAACGCAAAGCGATTCAAAATCTATCCAAGTAAAAGCCGATGACAACATTATCGAGTTCATCACAACCAATATTATAGACGGAACATTAAAAATAGCAATGGAAAAAAGTGTCAAAAACACCAAATCCAAAACCGTTTTTGTGTCGTTGCCAAACATCGAATCGCTTAGAACGTCCAGCGGAGCTTCTATAAAAAGTAAAAACACTCTCGTTGTGAGCTCACTCGAAACAAAAGCATCCAGCGGAAGTGAAATAAAACTAACCGTAGAAGCCGAAAGACTTACTTGCGACTCCAGTAGCGGAAGCGAAATCGAAGTAAAAGGAAAAGCCTTAAAACTCGAAGCAGAATCATCCAGCGGAAGCGACATCGAAGCCGACGAATTGCTCACCAACGATGTGACTGCCAAATCGTCCAGCGGCAGCTCCATCGATGTGCATCCCATCTTGAGTTTAGACGCAAAAGCTTCGAGCGGAAGCGATATAAAATACCACAACACACCCAAAACCGTGACCAAAGTAACCTCTTCTGGTGGATCCGTTCGTTCAAATTAA